A part of Desulfobacter sp. genomic DNA contains:
- the pilQ gene encoding type IV pilus secretin PilQ has product MENKMEYYQSAVKQYGMTLISGILALFLVTGCVARQAEKQAPKDNALQETPPAQQTAAAMDSSRVVEGITVRGEADKVKVWIQANRALEYTSIKQSFPFAVSVYLPDTSLAGGFQQQSFTDSRVGGIKAGYADEEQTTTKVDILLTRDMPYTVVEEEGRLGIILQGNDTPDGNDIAVDTETPAPPQMHQAEDLVIPETSAQLTNIEFDTNASGQSDIRIQTSHPVRYDTRQAGADTIHLILYNTKIPVHHQRPLLTRYFNSAVERVDPRPYPGKKGDTCIDIKVREQVPFRVVQNKGGIYVTFESSDVVPPEFTKARTDLASGTQTIKSQDVLLSNPAGKADTTRAPEAQILASQSDPVLGIGNGPYSGEKIKLDFFDTDIKNVFRILRSVSGLNFAIDQDVQGKVTLSLGEAVPWDQVLDLVLKMNGLGKKMEGNVVRIATAETLQNEEKMLQDAIAARKKSIEQKKALEPLFTEYIPINYSDAKADIEPHVTKILTPERGSISVDQRTNMIIITDTQKKIDQANDLIYRLDKVTPQIMIEAKVVEVTKEFSRSLGMSWNMSNASAVTSGFVDDFNAAVNVGTTIGLSGDFSFFRLFGSSMNALNAKLEASEELGDVKIVSSPRIMTLDNKKAMIKQGQEYAYLERDDAGGSSVKFKDIDLLLEVTPHVTPDKRISMTVRLTKNDVASLTSTGVPILNTNEAETELLVNNQDTIVIGGVVKSTVRKDDDGLPFLTGIPVFGLLFSKQSKEDNRNELLIFLTPSIVQLEQRRNTSPASAAN; this is encoded by the coding sequence GTGGAGAATAAAATGGAGTATTATCAGTCTGCTGTTAAGCAATATGGGATGACATTGATCTCCGGGATTCTGGCCCTTTTCCTGGTGACAGGGTGTGTTGCCAGGCAAGCAGAAAAACAGGCGCCCAAGGACAACGCGCTGCAGGAAACGCCGCCTGCCCAGCAGACCGCCGCAGCAATGGATTCATCGCGGGTGGTGGAAGGCATTACCGTCCGCGGTGAGGCCGATAAGGTAAAGGTCTGGATTCAGGCAAACAGGGCCCTTGAGTACACCTCCATCAAGCAGTCATTCCCATTTGCCGTCAGCGTATATCTTCCCGATACCTCACTTGCCGGCGGCTTTCAACAGCAATCGTTCACAGACAGCCGGGTCGGCGGGATTAAAGCCGGATATGCCGATGAAGAACAGACAACAACAAAAGTCGATATACTGTTGACCCGTGATATGCCCTATACCGTGGTTGAAGAAGAGGGGCGCCTTGGAATTATCCTCCAGGGCAATGACACGCCGGACGGAAATGATATCGCGGTAGACACGGAAACGCCGGCTCCGCCCCAGATGCATCAGGCTGAAGACCTTGTTATTCCGGAAACCTCTGCTCAACTTACGAACATTGAATTTGACACCAATGCGTCGGGGCAATCAGACATCCGTATCCAAACCAGCCATCCGGTCCGCTATGATACCCGGCAGGCTGGTGCCGATACCATCCATCTTATTCTCTACAATACCAAAATACCGGTACACCACCAGCGGCCCCTGCTGACCCGGTATTTCAACTCCGCCGTGGAGAGAGTGGACCCCAGGCCCTACCCCGGGAAAAAGGGTGACACCTGCATTGATATCAAGGTCAGGGAACAGGTGCCGTTCAGGGTGGTTCAGAATAAAGGGGGAATTTATGTCACATTTGAGTCTTCCGATGTCGTGCCTCCTGAATTCACCAAAGCCAGAACGGATCTTGCATCCGGCACCCAAACCATCAAATCTCAGGATGTTCTGCTATCCAACCCCGCAGGTAAAGCAGATACAACCCGGGCGCCTGAAGCACAGATCCTGGCCTCCCAGTCCGATCCGGTGCTGGGGATCGGTAACGGCCCCTATTCCGGTGAAAAAATCAAGCTGGATTTTTTCGATACGGATATCAAGAATGTATTCAGGATACTGAGAAGTGTCAGCGGACTTAATTTTGCCATAGACCAGGATGTCCAGGGTAAGGTAACCCTGAGCCTGGGCGAAGCCGTGCCCTGGGATCAGGTGCTGGATCTGGTATTGAAAATGAACGGTTTGGGCAAGAAAATGGAAGGGAATGTGGTCCGCATCGCCACTGCTGAGACCCTCCAGAATGAAGAAAAAATGTTACAGGATGCCATTGCCGCACGGAAAAAATCCATTGAACAGAAAAAAGCCCTGGAGCCCCTGTTCACTGAGTATATCCCCATCAACTACTCCGATGCCAAGGCGGATATAGAGCCCCACGTCACCAAGATTCTGACCCCGGAGCGGGGAAGTATCTCCGTGGACCAGCGGACCAATATGATCATCATCACCGACACCCAGAAAAAGATTGACCAGGCAAATGATTTGATTTATAGGCTGGATAAGGTGACCCCCCAGATCATGATCGAGGCCAAGGTGGTCGAGGTAACCAAAGAGTTTTCCAGAAGCCTGGGCATGAGTTGGAACATGTCCAATGCCTCCGCTGTCACTAGCGGTTTTGTGGATGATTTCAATGCCGCGGTCAATGTGGGAACGACCATCGGGCTTTCCGGAGATTTTTCATTTTTCAGGCTGTTCGGCTCTTCAATGAACGCATTGAATGCCAAGCTGGAAGCATCCGAGGAACTGGGCGACGTGAAAATTGTGTCCTCCCCCCGGATCATGACACTGGACAACAAAAAGGCCATGATCAAGCAGGGCCAGGAATACGCTTACCTGGAGCGGGACGACGCCGGCGGCTCCTCGGTTAAATTCAAGGATATCGATCTGCTGCTTGAAGTGACCCCCCATGTGACGCCGGATAAAAGGATCTCCATGACCGTGAGGCTGACCAAGAACGACGTGGCCAGCCTGACCTCCACCGGGGTGCCCATCCTCAATACCAATGAGGCGGAAACCGAGCTTCTGGTGAACAACCAGGATACCATTGTCATCGGCGGGGTGGTAAAAAGCACCGTTCGAAAGGATGATGACGGACTGCCTTTCCTGACCGGAATTCCTGTGTTCGGGCTGTTGTTTTCAAAGCAGTCGAAGGAGGATAACAGGAATGAATTGCTGATATTCCTTACCCCGTCCATTGTTCAGTTGGAGCAAAGACGCAATACATCACCGGCTTCGGCGGCCAATTGA
- a CDS encoding tetratricopeptide repeat protein, protein MKKELCCIVTSSLLCACVSATDTGTKIKVAQAYKKEGDVFQTQGNYTAALAKFLEAEKTIPNDPYLQNSLGLAYMGKKRYDLAVDSFTRALTYKKDYTDALNNLGVAYLRQEKWDKAIIQFNRVLEDLIYPTPHFALANIGWAYMGKAHYPNAQTYFLKALEEKSGFITATHGLVQVYLRTGQTDRAVRYLHRTLRRTPDAAILHADLAEAYEKEGLQKQALKEWRLILKLVNQDTALAKKAESRILILSN, encoded by the coding sequence ATGAAAAAAGAACTCTGCTGTATAGTAACGTCATCCCTATTATGCGCCTGCGTCAGTGCAACGGATACAGGAACAAAAATAAAAGTGGCCCAGGCCTACAAAAAAGAGGGGGATGTTTTCCAGACCCAGGGAAATTACACCGCAGCCCTTGCCAAATTCCTTGAAGCCGAAAAAACAATCCCCAACGATCCCTATCTCCAGAACAGCCTCGGTTTGGCCTATATGGGCAAAAAGCGATATGACCTGGCTGTTGACTCCTTTACCAGGGCGCTGACCTATAAAAAAGATTATACCGATGCCCTGAACAATCTGGGGGTAGCCTATCTGCGCCAGGAAAAATGGGACAAAGCCATCATCCAATTCAACCGGGTGCTTGAGGATCTTATTTATCCGACCCCCCATTTTGCCCTGGCCAATATCGGATGGGCCTACATGGGCAAGGCCCACTACCCCAACGCACAGACCTATTTTTTAAAGGCCTTGGAGGAAAAGTCCGGCTTCATCACAGCCACCCACGGGCTGGTCCAGGTTTACCTTCGCACCGGGCAGACGGACCGGGCTGTCCGCTACCTGCACAGAACACTCAGGCGGACACCAGATGCCGCGATTCTCCATGCCGACCTGGCCGAAGCCTATGAAAAAGAAGGCCTGCAAAAGCAGGCCTTAAAAGAGTGGCGTCTAATCCTCAAGCTGGTGAACCAAGATACAGCCCTGGCCAAAAAGGCCGAGAGCCGTATCCTTATTTTAAGCAACTAA